From the genome of Varibaculum prostatecancerukia, one region includes:
- a CDS encoding IS1634 family transposase, translating to MSPFLRKVRTASDATAVQIVEKQGRVNRVVEHLGSARDEASLQVLLEKGRRKLRPDQMEFDFNYLDTKISYTPIVQHQSSTLLWQVLQDSYRALGFDQAIGDAAFEQLVLARIAETSSKVDTVRILDELGIKAAHRNTFNNCLQRCAGRDYRSRVGAACFQHAAKTGDLSLVLYDVTTLYFEAGKEDADSGTNQGLRKVGYSKERRVDPQIVVGLLVDRSEFPLEIGCFQGNKAETKTLLPIVKDFQKRHGLDGFVVVADAGMLSAENLKTLYAAGFRFIVGARQTKAPHDLESYFHWHGDCFADGQLIDTITPRHANAKVNNKLFKPEPVWNPTMSKAWRAIWQYSAKRAKRDTVTLKAQHRRALEAIEGIKPARKPRFVKQSKTGYKFDEKAFNRAEKLVGLKGYVTNIPAPLMPASETISSYHELWHVEQSFRMFKNDLRARPIFHRRKDAIEAHLTIVMTALAISRYLYQKTGITTKKLVRTLRPIQEQTILYQGHEIQSSEPITPQAQKILEKLGH from the coding sequence GTGTCGCCTTTTTTGCGTAAAGTGAGAACCGCCTCGGATGCTACGGCGGTGCAGATAGTGGAAAAGCAAGGTCGTGTAAACCGGGTTGTGGAGCATCTTGGCTCGGCTCGCGATGAGGCTAGCCTTCAGGTATTACTGGAGAAAGGTCGCAGAAAGCTGCGTCCCGATCAGATGGAATTCGACTTTAATTACCTGGATACCAAGATTAGTTACACCCCGATAGTGCAGCATCAGTCATCGACGCTTTTGTGGCAGGTTCTCCAAGACTCTTACCGGGCATTAGGGTTCGACCAGGCTATCGGGGATGCGGCCTTTGAGCAGCTGGTTTTGGCTAGGATTGCAGAGACCTCCTCTAAGGTAGACACTGTACGGATTCTAGACGAGCTCGGGATTAAGGCGGCGCATCGTAATACTTTCAACAATTGCTTACAGCGCTGCGCGGGAAGGGATTACCGTTCCCGGGTTGGTGCGGCGTGTTTCCAACATGCCGCTAAAACAGGGGATTTGTCCTTGGTGTTGTATGACGTGACTACCTTGTATTTCGAGGCCGGCAAAGAGGATGCGGACAGCGGCACAAATCAGGGTCTGCGCAAGGTCGGGTACTCCAAAGAACGAAGAGTAGACCCCCAAATAGTAGTCGGCCTGCTGGTAGACCGTAGCGAGTTTCCCCTGGAGATAGGATGTTTTCAGGGTAACAAAGCCGAAACCAAAACCCTCCTGCCAATCGTGAAGGACTTCCAAAAACGCCACGGGCTAGATGGTTTCGTGGTGGTAGCAGACGCGGGCATGCTATCAGCCGAAAACCTCAAAACCCTATACGCGGCCGGGTTTCGCTTTATTGTGGGAGCGCGGCAGACCAAGGCGCCCCACGATCTGGAATCATATTTTCATTGGCACGGCGACTGCTTTGCTGATGGGCAACTTATCGACACGATAACCCCCAGGCACGCCAACGCGAAAGTAAACAACAAGCTGTTCAAACCGGAACCCGTGTGGAACCCTACGATGAGTAAAGCTTGGCGAGCGATATGGCAATACTCGGCTAAACGAGCCAAAAGAGACACGGTGACTTTAAAAGCCCAGCACCGCCGTGCTCTAGAGGCGATAGAGGGGATAAAACCCGCCCGTAAACCTCGCTTCGTCAAACAATCCAAAACCGGTTACAAATTTGACGAGAAAGCCTTCAACCGGGCTGAAAAGCTGGTAGGGCTAAAAGGATACGTCACCAACATCCCCGCCCCGCTCATGCCAGCAAGCGAGACCATCAGCTCTTACCACGAGTTATGGCACGTCGAACAATCCTTCCGCATGTTCAAAAACGACCTTCGGGCTCGCCCGATATTCCACCGGCGAAAAGACGCCATCGAAGCGCACCTGACCATTGTTATGACCGCCCTCGCCATTTCCCGCTACCTGTATCAAAAAACCGGAATCACCACCAAAAAGCTCGTCCGGACGCTACGACCTATCCAGGAGCAAACCATCCTCTACCAAGGCCACGAAATCCAATCCAGCGAACCCATCACCCCACAAGCCCAAAAAATCCTGGAGAAACTGGGTCACTAA
- a CDS encoding sensor histidine kinase, with protein MTLKKMFLLYSLIFIGVILVLCTALYVTFMTGVRNHVYSFADSEEKQVEVLQQRIEAEQYFDPDWVSPSITYVVLNNNNEILSSNGSASDRKLSLSFLKGEDIPFSEGYFAKSLYPGGVCVFKYQIGVHYSSEWANQHLPRVEIIFVSAFIFSVLVSTIVFVRFISKRLENNISPLRHTVRLIGSGNLNYPVPHLSIKEFEELGSLTDRMRSDLKNTLQALWSNENQMRESTAQMLHDYRTPLTVARAHAEFLREDLSNLSDMRNKDDLIDSADALILNLERLTEIGDRLQQQMASDTSSAAGNTVIALDDFNQSIDILGNILSDHYGNAWRSNFQKCQQTLSIDEIGLKQTLMNVLINAFEHGNSPQTVQLQFEVLQDRVQYLISNSGSCFSERALANGMQKEFSEKANNDEAITGLGLYFARRFLDKYDGTIRLFNSPENHACVQITLPLQVVKDDPQPPPLT; from the coding sequence ATGACTTTAAAAAAGATGTTCCTACTTTATTCCTTAATCTTCATCGGGGTAATCTTAGTACTTTGCACCGCTTTGTATGTTACCTTCATGACTGGGGTGCGAAACCATGTTTATTCCTTCGCAGACTCTGAAGAAAAACAAGTAGAGGTACTACAACAACGAATTGAAGCAGAACAGTACTTTGACCCGGATTGGGTTTCTCCGTCTATTACCTATGTAGTACTTAACAACAACAATGAAATCCTTTCTTCGAACGGCAGTGCATCGGATCGGAAATTATCACTATCTTTTTTGAAAGGCGAGGATATTCCATTCTCAGAAGGATACTTTGCTAAATCGCTTTATCCTGGCGGCGTGTGCGTCTTTAAGTATCAAATCGGCGTGCATTACTCATCTGAGTGGGCGAACCAGCATCTACCTAGAGTAGAGATTATTTTTGTCAGCGCTTTTATTTTTTCTGTCCTAGTTTCAACTATTGTGTTTGTGCGTTTTATATCCAAGCGTCTGGAGAATAACATCTCCCCTTTAAGACACACAGTCAGATTAATAGGGTCAGGAAATTTGAATTATCCGGTCCCTCATCTTTCAATTAAAGAATTTGAAGAGCTCGGCTCGCTGACTGATCGCATGCGGTCAGATTTAAAAAATACACTACAGGCCCTGTGGTCTAATGAAAATCAGATGAGGGAATCTACGGCTCAAATGCTTCATGACTATCGCACTCCTTTAACGGTAGCTCGTGCGCATGCAGAGTTTTTACGAGAAGATCTTTCCAACCTGAGTGATATGAGAAACAAAGATGATCTGATAGACAGCGCAGATGCGCTTATCTTGAATCTGGAGCGATTGACAGAAATAGGAGATCGCTTGCAACAGCAAATGGCATCAGATACCTCATCAGCCGCAGGTAATACCGTCATTGCGCTGGATGACTTCAATCAATCCATTGACATCCTAGGAAATATCCTAAGTGATCACTATGGCAATGCATGGCGAAGCAATTTTCAAAAATGCCAGCAAACACTTTCTATAGACGAAATAGGACTCAAACAAACGCTCATGAATGTTCTCATCAACGCCTTTGAACATGGTAACTCACCCCAAACTGTGCAACTACAATTTGAAGTACTGCAAGACAGGGTTCAATATCTTATTAGTAATTCGGGGTCTTGTTTTTCTGAAAGGGCGCTTGCAAACGGCATGCAAAAGGAATTTTCAGAGAAAGCAAACAACGATGAGGCTATTACCGGGTTGGGCTTGTATTTCGCGAGAAGGTTTTTAGACAAGTACGACGGGACGATTCGGCTTTTCAATAGTCCCGAAAATCACGCTTGTGTACAAATCACGCTTCCGCTTCAAGTTGTCAAAGACGATCCCCAACCTCCACCCCTGACTTGA